GTGTGCACTCACCAAGACTCTGGCCTGGTATGTGTGACACACATggccaaataaaataaatgttttctattatttaatgccatttgtttactgttttttttttttagattctttgTAAATAAAAGCAAGAGTAGGAAAGACATCATGCCCCACATTGCCCTGCATAACACATTCCAGCACACATGCAATTACCCACTAGGGCACTCTGTGAGCGCTGCACTCCTTCAGAAATGCCAATGCTTAATGCAtgaatttaaaaatacataatcaCTGCAACATCATGTGCCAAGTGATTTCGGTGGGTTAGAGCACGTCATGAGTCGGAATGGGAGAAATTTAACCTTCGTTCACTCAGACGTTACTGGTGGCAGTGATCAGCGGCACGGGTGAACGCTTATTGAGGATGTGTCATCATGAGTATTATGAGTAATTTAAACCAGATAATACTGCTGCACAACATATTCATATCTTCATCCTAAAAGcatttaattaaacttaaattagACTAGATTATCAGCGACAGAGAGATTCAGCAACAGattgtcttttatatatttaatatccaATTCAATTTAGATGTGGAGCCAAACAGGATGTATGTTAACATTTACagatgattttttattattattttattttagaatctgagtgtgtgtgtgtgtgtgtgtgtgcgcgcgcacgtGCAGTGATATTAGTtattagatttaatttaaatagtaaaatagttaatttaatttataatagaATTCTCTGAATAGTCATATAGATCCTATCTGCATGTCATGCACTCAATATAATCAAATTTAATGTATGTATAATTTCATGTCAATTTAAGGGTAAAAGAATAAGAAATGATTCATATAGATGCTTTAGAAAAGTCCTCTTTTTTGGTGACTGCAGACTAATAGCTTCATGGTGATAGATGATCACTCTGATTCACTTTAGGCAGCTGTTAATCTGTTTAAAAGATAATTCTGATGAAATTCAGGACCATGGAGAGCGGCTGAGGCGCTGGATAAAGGCTGAAATCATGTAGCTCTGAGAATTTAATCCAAACCAGGAATCAGAAGAGATGTGCTTTTATGAACATCAGTGATAATATTTTGTTTCTGCTTCTGTAGACGCTTATTATTAGCACTAATTAATAATTGTtgtcatttttttgcattatgaTGGATATTTACTTACTTGATGTACCGGTACCTTTATTTGTAGTAGCTGTAGtagttatttttgttgtttttactgttattgctgttcttatttttattgtcatctttgttgttgtttttactgaTATCATTGTTCTTCTTGTTGTtgatattatgtttatttattattgttcttgatgtttttgttgttttataattttagtgttttttgttgtctttagtgttgtttgttttcttttaaattaatcaatattttaaataataataaaaaagactggATAGGTAGgcgtacaatacaatattttattaggCGGGACATCATATAgggatttttcttctttttttttttcttttcttctttttttccccacaatgCACATTTGTGATCAATGTCACTGAACACTAAATCAGTCAAAGTTACGCAAATCCGGAATGTAGCAGCACACACCAtgtgattatgatttttttagaGATTAGATAGACGgttagtaaaagtttttttttttttaaagatacctCCATtggtagattatatatatatatatgaataagtaagtatgtatgtttatttatatatatgttttcctaTCTTTAATAATCACTGTATAGTAGGTGGCCCACGGTTTGGCATTGTGTCCGAGTATGTTCAGCATCCAGACGAAACACCAtgaaaaaacaccacaaaacttGATCTTCCGTTCGTGCAAAAAAAATGCTTCAGGCTGTAAAAGCACTTCCTCTTGTCTCTGGATCGTCCTCAGCTCCACTTAAGGCtgtacacacgcgcacacacacacacgacgtGAAGCATTGattacacacacacgcgcgcgcgcgcgcgcagtTCAGGGTTCGAGTCCTGAACGGAACAGTAAGAGAGAGTAAAGCTGTCCAGATCAGATCAGAGTCAGCTGCGTGGTCCCCCACCCCTCCCAACGATTAAAATCCAGCAGCCCGCACGCGCCAGCGTCTTAGCTGGGTCATCCTGGAGCGCGCGCTGGCCTCTGGATGCAGgaataatatagataataaaactccacatgttcatAAGTCCGTGTTTTTCTTTgctcttttgtttttctctttttgtcaGTAATGTGTGTTGGATTTTCTCGCTGCCAGGTTTGGGATTTTTTATCTTCTTTAGAACCCAGTTATAGAGGGAACACTAAAAATCCAGAAAACGTTGAATATTTCCATCCACCCATGAGGTTTCCTCTCTCCAGTTTCAAATACACCCGGTCGTCTCGCTCCACCATCAGCAAAACTCCGTTACTCGCAGCCTCCCGCGTGACGTCCTGATCTCCCGCGAAGGCCGATATGACCGGGTACTCGTTCTGCATCAGGTTCACCTGAACAACGACACAGAGCGCGCTCGTCATCCTTTCATCATCATGCTGTCATCATGCTTTCATCACCAATTCACCATCCATTCATCATTCGTTCATCTGCAACACATCAATCAACGCCGGCCGTATAGGTGCCGTGCGCAAAAACGCGCAAAATGCGCAATAGCTGATTTGAACTACAGCTACACTGACcaacacatgtaaaaaaaaaaaaaaatcaggaagggGGGTTGGGAATGGGGGGGGTAGTGTTTGGGAGGTTCTAATGGGTGGTAAGGGTTGGAGGGGGGTGTCTGTCTTCTCTTCACGCTTCCTCACCTGTATGGTCTGTCTGTTGTACACCTTCACCACATGAAAGCTGAAGCTGTAGATGCCTCTCCTCGGCGCCGTGAACACACTCGCCTTCAGATCGAAATGATTGCCAATGTTCACCAGCACCTGCAGCCAAAGAAACGGCGCGTGTCAGAAAAAAACGAGCAGCACGATGGACTaagcatgagaaaaaaaaatacccaacTCTCTCTGACTAACTAGCTGTTGTGTTCTTCACCTGCCTCCtttaaattatctaaaaaaaacgGCTCACGATCCTGCACCAACCCATTTAACAGAGAATAGTACCCCATAGTACATAAATAGCCTGGGAAAAGCAACGTTTTTTTCAAGGCTATACATACACTAacgtatttaaaatgtaaaagcctATGTAGGTATATGCAAAACAGTAGGTCATTTAAATAGAGAAATCCCACGCCATGCAACAGTATATCCGATCTtgaaaaaatgcacaaaatggtCCAGATTGCAGTAAAACCTATTGTATtagaggaaaaagaaaaggaaactcAGTGGGATACtcaagcagtggttctcaaactatgATTCGTGCACCACTGGtcttacatgaaaaaaaaaaaacctctagtTAGTTCACCAGATGACCTGCGGACATCTGCCGcctgttttaaaatattaagagttAAAAGTGTTTACCCTTGAAATGTTTCACTTTCAACCTTAATTAATTAACATgtgttaatattaaatattatttagtgCTCAATCCGTTAGACCCTGTATGTAAGCATATACTTCAGTTCTCCAGACTTTTAACTCCAGTTATATAATCATTAACAGtccttaattaataattattattatcattattaattccATGAGCCCTATaactgaaccctgtggaactccacaggAGATACCAACCGGTAGCTGAATAATTAACCTGGTGTTCAAGAGGATGCAATGTAGACAGTATAGCAAGTTTACTACATTGCAGAATTATTAATCAAGCATTCTTCCATGCTAGCTTGCAGTCAAGCCCCACACAATTGGTGAACAAACGCTAGCAAACGAGATGACGTATGACGCACTTGGACAATTTTATTTTGATCATTGGTGGATCAtgaagtttgagaaccactgtttcGTAGAATTGACTCGTGCAGTAGTGTAGTACGTCCTCCAATAATTGTAAttatgtgtacagtacagttgGAGAAATGGGCTACTGTACAACAAAGTGAAACAACCATTTAGTTATAGGGAAGCCCCCTACTCTTGTTACAGTAAACACAGCTACAGTTAGTATAACATTCAAGCTGTACTATTGTAGTGATATACCTTCTATTATACAAGTGTGTCCCATGCATGCCATATAAGTGAAATGGTCCATATTAAGCATAGCACCAATGCACCCCTATATGTGGCAAATACCCCCCTAATGACTAAACATGTGGATAAGCCATCCAATGTAATTCAATAAATTATGGCATACCCAGTATTTACAATTAGAGGAAGGGCTACCCCGTAACAAAGTAAACACCCAGTCAGTCaggaaaaaaatagtttgtaCAAATAGCAAACAACCCATAATTAGTTGCCATAAAAGAACACTTCTCTATACACCCTCCTCAATAGCCCAAAATACCCCCATACAGTTGCACAGATGCATAAGCCacccaaaaacattaaaatgtccaAAACATTATGAAACTCAATGGTTACAAATAAATGCATCATGCAATACTTAAGTATGAATAGTAAAATTTTCACTAATAATAGCGCACATATTAATTCCCATAAAAACTCACTCTTCACCCCCATAAACCATCAAATACCCCCCAAAATAACAGCACGAGTGCATGAGTCACCCCACTTCTATTAAATCACATCTGCAGCTTCAGCGCGCGCTCCAGGCTGTGTCGCTATGAGATCCTCGTGCGGGAGGGTTTTGGAAAAGTCCAGGCGCACAGTTCCCCAAAGTTCCCCGCGCTTACCAACACACGCgcgcgcagacacacacacatgcacgcgcacacacaaatGCATCCGGCCCTCCTCACTCCTGACCTGGTCGAAGTAGATGGTCATGGAGGTGTTGCTCATCTCGGAGGGCTCGTGGTTGGTCCCGCGCACGGCGGAGAAGGCCACCTTGGCGCTTCCGGAGCGCACGGAGATCCCGAGCGAGGAGGTGACCCCCCCGTCCGAGGAGGGGTTCGAGTCACACACCACGAGGCACTTCCCCTCCAGCACGATGGGCTCCGTGTCGTTCTGCGCGAGGCACAGCTGCCCGGCGCCCGCCAGCAGCAGGAGACACAGCGCGAGCATGGCGTGGAGGAGTCCGGGGCGCGCGGACGCGGCTGGCACCATGATCGCAACACGCGCGCACACGGcggcgcacacgcacacactcacaccctcacGCGCGTGGTctgcgcacacgcacacacacacaaaccaagcgagaaagagagagagagagggggactgaggtgtgtatgtgtgtgctgtcCCGCACGCGCGCAATCAGACTGGAGATCAGCCCCTTGGAGGTTTACTGGGTGGCTCTCTCTATCACCTgctccaatctctctctctctctctctctctctctctctctctctctcactctctctctcctttactctctcactcactctttctatctcttactctctctctcctttactcagtcactcactcactcactctcccctttactcactctctcactcactgctctctctttctttttttttgctctctctctttctttttccttcacacagtcactcactcactgctATCTCTCATTCCCTAGCTAATGCTCCATCTCTCtgtacccctctctctctttctttctctctccttctgctTTCTGTCTAACTAatgctctctcgttctctttctcccgcctcctcctcctcctcctccctctcctcctcctgtGCGCATCAGATGATATCCACTCGATCTTCACAGCACTTGTTTCATAtcttctggaaaaaaagaaaaagaaacctgTAAAAACTCACTAATCATTTTtgagcaaagcaaaaaaaaaaaaaaaatacataaaaaaatgaaccaAATATAACCACATTGACATGCGTGTCAAGCTTAATCAGCTACGATAAGACCAAAATACAAGAAAACAGACATAATGATTATGTCTAAACAAAATCAAATGAGTGCATATAGGAAAAAATACATCTTATTAATCACAGTTGAATGCAAACTTAACTGATTAGCATCTACTAAATTGCATACAacgtaaaagaaagaaaaaagaccaAAACAGGCTTGAACACATGAGTAACCATGCTCTGACAAAATATGTCATTCATTCAAGCTCATCTAAACAACATACTTCCAAATAAACTGTCTCTCCTACAGAAATAAAATGCATGTTTTCCTAGAGTGGTCGGTCATGTTCAGTTTTTCTCAAACATTTTCACCTGTCCGCACTTTTACCCCTTGGTATTCCATGCAGCATGAAAAGCTTCTCTTCCTCTATTTTTTAACATTCCTCTATGCTGCACTTCTTCCACCATGCCTGGGGTGATCCTTTACCTGTTAAGTCCATTGCCCTGTAgtagcaggagcagcagcagcccgTAGGATGAGCGACAGACCGACTGGTGAGGAGCAGTCCCTCCTTCCCTTTTTTATAAGGGTGATTCCCTCCCCATCCGCATTCAttcagcctcagcctcagcagCAGCTCTACAGCCCAAGCCCTTCAGAAGACCTGCTGAGCTTCAGACAGAGGGTTCACAGCCTGGAGAAAGGATCTGGCACCTGATGTGTCTCACAGCTTCTCCGAGAAGCTGAAAGAGAGGGGAGGTCCTGCAGTAGCGCAAAtggagcaaataaataaataaataaataaataaataaaaagagaacaAACAAACTGCTGTCTCTCAGCTCGGTCCACATAAATGATGGGCATCCAGGCCTGTAGCACCTGTTTTAATTTGCAGATGGAGGAGAGAACAGAAGGTGCTGCAGCTCCATCCAGTGGAAAGTGTGTGTTAGTCCTGTTACACTGgaattccaccagaaacaaaaaaaaagcaatgcattAAATTTAATTCACCCTTTTTATGTGAGATTCTAATATggtataatatttaaaatgaggttCTTTAAGggctttataaacattttcttcaAATCCTATATAAACATATAGAATACCTATATGTTTATTTGCCTGGATAAACAGCACAAAtgacagcacaaaaaaaaacagcacaaaaaacaCCAAACAGAGGTTAAGATAAATTTGCTTTCTGGAAGGCCATGTCATATGCCATGGGACAGGAGCTAATATCGTATCCCAtcacttttgccacatcccactAAAGCCAAGGAACACTGCATTGACCTGTGGGACATGTGTCcttgtaataaactctatataacattataataaacccaaataaacataaagtcagtgatcagtgagagtgtttacctgtaataaactctatataacattagaataaacccaaataaacataaagtcagtgatcagtgagcgtttacctgtaataaactctatataacattagaataaactcaaataaacataaagtcagtgatcagtgagcgtttacctgtaataaactctatataacattagaataaactcaaataaacataaagtcagtgatcagtgagagcgtttacctgtaataaactctatataacattagaataaacccaataAACATAAAGTTAGTGATCAGTGAGattgtttacctgtaataaactctatttaacattagaataaacccaaataaacataaaatcagtgatcagtgagagtgtttacctgtaataaactctatataacattagaataaacccaaataaacataaaatcagtgatcagtgagagcgtttacctgtaataaactctatataacattagaataaacccaaataaacataaagtcagtgatcagtgagagcgtttacctgtaataaactctatataacattagaataaacccaaatgaaCATAAAATCATGGGTCTGAGTAAGTTGTTGGTCAGTAAATTTATTGATATGGTTCAAGATTTAACAAAAGTAGctttatttggtaccactttaaaataagactacctttataaagggtttgtaaatggtttacaattagtttatgaatggttactaattaggttgtaaatgccctaaaaatccttaataatcagttataacacatacgtagaaagggcaacaatgacctgttgtttgccaaatagtgaacccacagccatctatattgttgccctttttatgtatgtgttataactgattattaatgatttttaaggcatttataacctaattagtaatcattaataaactaattgtaaaccatttataaacccattataaaggtagtcttattttaaagtggtaccctttattTTATGCATGACTGAAATGACAATTGTATTGCCAAAGCATTACAACAGTCACAACACCAACAAATTACcataaaataaatcaacaataatAAGAACTGTAGTGAATAATGTTAACAACAAGTAAAGTAATATTATTTTCAGTAGGGacgtataaaatatattcatatactgtatacatattaTTGTATCTA
This genomic interval from Astyanax mexicanus isolate ESR-SI-001 chromosome 1, AstMex3_surface, whole genome shotgun sequence contains the following:
- the cbln2b gene encoding cerebellin-2b, translated to MVPAASARPGLLHAMLALCLLLLAGAGQLCLAQNDTEPIVLEGKCLVVCDSNPSSDGGVTSSLGISVRSGSAKVAFSAVRGTNHEPSEMSNTSMTIYFDQVLVNIGNHFDLKASVFTAPRRGIYSFSFHVVKVYNRQTIQVNLMQNEYPVISAFAGDQDVTREAASNGVLLMVERDDRVYLKLERGNLMGGWKYSTFSGFLVFPL